Part of the Triticum aestivum cultivar Chinese Spring chromosome 4D, IWGSC CS RefSeq v2.1, whole genome shotgun sequence genome is shown below.
GATGTATAGAAAAATAAGTCAGGGACATGGCTGCATAGACGAAAACATAGGAGTCAAAATGAACACGGCCGGATACTGGTCAGACGCGTCTGTGAACGTTTGAGGGGTCAAATTTACCCGGTTGTAGATGCCCTAACAAGTACAAAACCTAGCAAATTTGGATTTCATATCTCCGAGGTTAATTACCCCTGGATCTTTCTAGAACACCTGTATTCTCGCAGCACTCACGCAATGCAATCTTTAATGAATTTGCACAGCGTGAGCTGGCAAATTTGCTGTATTCACACCGGCGGAAATGGAAATTTGCTGACCTTCCGTTTCTATCCTCTGTCCCCTGCAAATAACCTCCACCGTATATTGCGAATTAATAACAATAATCCCAGCGCATATCACATTTTGGCGAGTAATAAATCCCCCGTATTTAGTGACCAGCTAATGAATCCAAATCGCGTATAGCCACTGGACGCGGTGACGCCCCGAACGCATTAGAGAGGGGGAAGGCGCGGCCACGTGAACGCCATGGGTAATTTACCCTCGTTAACACCGATGGTTTTCCCTCGCATCATCACCAAGAAACGAGACAAAAATTAATCACTCCGCTCCCGCTTGAGCAAAGATAGCAACAAAAATCCTCCAGGAAAGGGGTGGAGGCGCTGACGATAAAAAGGCCACCGGATCGATCGGACAGTCGGAGCGCCGGAGCAATCGAGCCGCTtttgttttccatttctttccaTCCCTGTGCGCGCGTGCgttctcgcggcggcggcggcggccatggtgggcgGCGGCGATGTTGACaagcacgcggcggcggcggcgctggcccaGGACCTGCCCAGCTTCAATAGCTTCTTTGACCAGACGGTGGCTGCTtctcccttcccccccccccgtGACTGCGGCTGAGGGTTTGGTTAGATAGAGGGGCTAAACAAAgttttgtgttttttttgtaggggttggaggcggcggcgggggatgGGGGActggcggccggggcggcggcgggggaggaggatTTGGAGGAGCTGGAGTGGCTGTCGAACAAGGACGCGTTCCCGTCGGTGGAGAccatggcggtggaggcggtggaggaggtgccGGAGCCGGCGCCGGCGGCCCCGTCGGGGCGGCCGGCGGTGGGGCCGAGGACGAAGGGGCGTCGGCGCCGGGTGACGGCGCCTTGGAACCTGGCGCAGCCGcccacgctgccgccgccgctcccggcgGCGCGGCGGTGCACGCACTGCGCGTCGGAGGTGACCCCGCAGTGGCGGCAGGGGCCGCTGGGGCCCCGCACGCTGTGCAACGCGTGCGGCGTGCGGTACAAGACCGGGCGGCTGCTCCCGGAGTACCGGCCGGCCAACAGCCCCACCTTCTCCCCGCTGCTGCACTCCAACTCCCACCGCCGCGTCATGCAGATTCGGCTCCGGAGCGacagcgagggcgagggcgagggcgcctCCCCCGCCGTCCGCGCCACCGCCAAGGCCCGCCGCGCCGAGCGCGCGGCGGCGCGCCTCTCCGCCAAGAACGACGACGGCGCCCCTGCCCCGGCCCCGGCCCCAGCCCCTGGCCCTGCCCAGGCGCCGCTGCCGTAGGGGCGAGCATCATCGATGGCCAAGCCATGGAGCTGGTAGATTAAATTAGAGATCCTGTCCGTGATTAGCGTCGTCGTCGGCTCCTTCATCCGTGATTTTCGTGTCGAATTTCCATTCTGTCATGTCATAGGGACTGGCCTTTAGGATTAGGGGTTTAAGAGCAGCCAGCAATCAATCTAGCAGCTCTTGACACCCATGGgtcagtcagtcagtcagtcagtcagATTAGTCTCCTCCGGTCGTCAGTCGTCTTAGTCGAGTTCGTTGAGTCAAGCTAGCGGAAGCGAGAAACTTATTAGCAGAGCAGGCAGGCATCACCATCCCGTGcaactctgctgctgctgctgctgcttatgGTGGCCGATACCTTGATGATAAACCATTGCATATCTGCGTGTCTTGAAATGGAACACTCGCTTGTCATGTTCATCAGTTGATGTGTGTGTGTTCTGCTGTCTGTTTTGCCTTCAGCGTAGCATGATTTCGACAGCTCTACTTCCTTTCGGTATCCAAGTTACTCTACATGCCTGCAGGTCCGTACCCATCCATGTGGGGGAGGAGATATGCGAAGTGGCGACTACTCGTGCTGGTAGCTGCGTGTCGGGGGCGTCGGCTCGGCCGTGTCCCCCCTTGGCCTTGCAattcttttgtttgtttgtttgtttttcctGGCGTTTGATCGCGCCCGACCTCGCTCTGGTCTTCCTCCTGGCTGACTGACTTTAGGCTCGATTCATGGCTCCGTGTGGGAAAGAAAGATAACGGCCGGGGGAACATCCTAGTATTGCCAGGGTGGGCAGGCTAGGATTGTGGTTGCAGGGCACGACGGCCGTCTGCGAGGAGCCAGTAGAGGGCTGAATCTTTACTCGTCTGGGAGGACGGAGCAAGTGGTGGTGCTGCTGCTTGGCTTAACCAAACTGCTGTGTGTAGCACTCGGTAGTAGGGGCACCGATTTTTCGGGTGCAACGAATTCGGGATTTTCTCTAGGCCAAAAAGGCTTTACCTCGTACTAGTTAACATTTAGCATGGCAGCGTGCATGAAGCAGTGCTAGGCGGAAAGGCTTTTATGTTGGTTGTTTGATTGATACGGTGGTTGCAAACCATGGGCATTTTCTTTTAGGATTCTTTCGTAGTACTACCAAGGTTTTTCCATAGGAATCCTACATGCTCCCCGTGCACACTCAAATGACCCTTCATTAATGTGGTACTGAACATGGCAATGCCATTCTTGTCTTGAGTTTTTCATAGTCTTGTGTTTTCGAAATCTTGCCAAGCAAAGAGGCCGCAAGAATGAACCACACACAACGCGGCGGACTCGCAAGAAACACGTAAAATGACCTAACAATCATACATCAATACGCACACGTGGAATGATCGAGCAATTACAAATTAACGGGCTAGTTCTTTTACGGTTTCGACAACCCGATGACTGCACGCTTACGTTTCGATCAGAGGTGTTTGTGAATTGTGATTGCATGTTGTTAGCAATGTTATGTGGGGCTTTTGTATGTTGTCTTCTTACAAACACGATTAGTTACGTCGGTCATCTTTGTGATCCCGAAAATTTGGCGGGTGACCTACGAGTAACGAATTAATGGTTACTATATCACAATTTCGACGGCACGAAGTTTGTTCATTGAGAGCAATCCGCATAGAACTCGGCGACCATGGAATAATGTGATCAATCCGCATAGATTTCGGAGAACATGGAATAGTGAGAGCAATCCGAGTAGAATTCGGAGATCAGTGAATATGAAGCTATGATGAACACAAAATGTTGAAGGGGTGTCCAAAGATGAAAAGAGTATGGTTTCCTAAGTAGCAGATGAGCAACTAACACATGAGAAGCTTGCGCCAACATCAGGGTACCGTCTTTTCAACATGTGTTGCTCGTATAGACTATCAAGAGCAACAACCATGGAAAAACTTTAAGCTTTACTGGCATGCTAGATTTCGATATCCACAAGTAAGGTTGCTGCGATGAGATGTTACTGAAACAAAATTTGAAGAACTTCCCTAAAGAACTACTTCTGCCCCCAATCATAATCCCATAGGTCCTTGTCAACCATGGATATAGATGACTAGGGCAGCTGTTCAACGatctgcagctcaccatgggcttcaACAGATAATGCCAGATGCAATAATTATCACATATCATGGTTGGCGAAAAAGAATACATTGGGGATGTCTTCATCGAACACATATGAATGCAAGCATGCAAATGATTCTGAGAGAAGTAAATCATTCCACTTATCATGCACATGGAGATAGACCAACCTTCAATCCCTACCTTCTCAATATGAAAAGATTATCATGGTGGTCGGCTGGAAAGTTTGATCAAATGGTTAGTTTATCTGGAAAACAATTATTCCACTGCCCTTGCATAAACATATTCAAAAAAAAACTATAGGTGATTGTCCTTATATGATTCTAAGAGTAAAAAAACTACACATTATTGTCCTTGTAGGAGCCTTTAAGAACCATTCAATAAGTACTTACCAAATCGTATGTAACAAGTGTTGAACACGATTGCTAGCTTCCACCTCTGTATTAAAATATAAGTTGTTGGGCTCCAATTGTAAGGGTTTGTAGTGGGCAACCTTTCCcttagttgagaaccaaggtatcaattcataCAAATAACACCTCTAGTCTCAGTCAAGCAATCCTGCAAGCACAAATTAAGAACNNNNNNNNNNNNNNNNNNNNNNNNNNNNNNNNNNNNNNNNNNNNNNNNNNNNNNNNNNNNNNNNNNNNNNNNNNNNNNNN
Proteins encoded:
- the LOC123100398 gene encoding GATA transcription factor 4; translation: MVGGGDVDKHAAAAALAQDLPSFNSFFDQTGLEAAAGDGGLAAGAAAGEEDLEELEWLSNKDAFPSVETMAVEAVEEVPEPAPAAPSGRPAVGPRTKGRRRRVTAPWNLAQPPTLPPPLPAARRCTHCASEVTPQWRQGPLGPRTLCNACGVRYKTGRLLPEYRPANSPTFSPLLHSNSHRRVMQIRLRSDSEGEGEGASPAVRATAKARRAERAAARLSAKNDDGAPAPAPAPAPGPAQAPLP